A stretch of Arachis hypogaea cultivar Tifrunner chromosome 15, arahy.Tifrunner.gnm2.J5K5, whole genome shotgun sequence DNA encodes these proteins:
- the LOC112748122 gene encoding snakin-2-like, with the protein MQIFTADLRIRFDPWTPLSIWNEETLLSHRCSGACAARCRLSSRLNLCRRAYGTCCQCCNCVPPGTAGNQVCPCYASLTTHGGKRKCP; encoded by the exons atgcaGATATTTACTGCGGATCTGCGGATACGATTcgatccatggacacccctaaGTATATGGAATGAAGAG ACCCTTCTCTCTCACCGCTGTAGCGGAGCATGTGCTGCAAGGTGTCGGTTATCATCTCGTCTAAACCTCTGCCGCAGAGCCTATGGAACTTGCTGCCAGTGCTGCAACTGTGTGCCGCCAGGCACCGCCGGCAACCAAGTGTGCCCTTGCTATGCTAGCTTGACCACTCACGGTGGCAAGCGCAAGTGCCCTTAA
- the LOC112749988 gene encoding cation/H(+) antiporter 17, whose product MGSNSTGCPAGMKATSNGVFQGDNPLDYALPLAILQICMVVLLTRLLAFLLKPLRQPRVIAEILGGILLGPSALGRSSAFLNAVFPSKSLTVLDTLANIGLLFFMFLIGLELDPKSLVSKTGKKALAIALAGITFPFVLGIGTSFALRATISQGVDKAPFFVFMGVALSITAFPVLARILAELRLLTTEVGRMAMSAAAVNDVAAWILLALAIALSGSDSSPLVSVWVLLSGCGFVICCALVLPPIFRWMSRRCSEGEAINESYVCATLATVLAAGFVTDTIGIHALFGAFVVGVVLPKEGPFAAALVEKVEDLVSGLFLPLYFVSSGLKTNVATIRGLRSWGLLLLVIFNACFGKIVGTIVVSFFCRVPFQESLALGFLMNTKGLVELIVLNIGKDRKVLNDQTFAIMVLMAIFTTFITTPLVIAVYKPAKRMAKSDYKYRTVKRKNPDTQLRLMVCFHSTRNIPSMLNLIEASRGTEKREGLCIYALHLMELTERPSAILMVHKTRKNGLPFWNNNHSNANQIVIEFEALKQLSRVSIRPMTSISSIPNIHDDVCACAESKRVAMVILPFHKHQRVDGTWETTRSEFRWVNKKVLEHAPCSVGILVDRGLGGSTHVTASNVSSSITMLFFGGNDDQEALAYALRMAEHPGINLTIVHLIVRSEDVGDIVSVVDINDNASSSTDEMLLSEVKAKKSSSVKFEERVVKSLGEIIEVVGEYSRGCNLFVVGRVPKGHVAVTLNNIKCECPELGPLCNLLTSPELLSTSASVLVVQHYHALCSNG is encoded by the exons ATGGGTTCAAATAGTACAGGATGTCCGGCGGGCATGAAAGCGACGTCGAATGGGGTGTTTCAGGGAGACAATCCGCTTGACTACGCACTCCCTCTTGCAATCTTACAAATCTGCATGGTGGTTCTTCTTACTCGCCTCCTAGCATTCCTTCTTAAGCCACTAAGGCAGCCACGCGTGATTGCAGAAATTCTGGGTGGAATATTGCTTGGTCCATCAGCTCTAGGACGCAGCTCTGCTTTTCTGAACGCCGTGTTCCCATCCAAGAGCCTAACGGTCTTGGACACTTTGGCCAACATTGGCTTacttttcttcatgttcttgataGGACTGGAACTCGACCCGAAGTCCCTCGTTAGCAAAACAGGAAAGAAAGCTCTTGCCATTGCCCTTGCTGGGATCACATTCCCCTTCGTCTTGGGAATCGGGACATCTTTTGCACTTCGAGCAACAATCTCGCAGGGAGTCGATAAAGCACCTTTCTTTGTGTTCATGGGAGTCGCTCTCTCCATCACCGCCTTCCCCGTCCTGGCACGCATCTTGGCTGAGTTGAGGCTGCTTACCACTGAGGTTGGACGGATGGCCATGTCAGCAGCGGCTGTTAATGACGTGGCAGCGTGGATTCTTCTCGCCCTTGCGATTGCGCTCTCTGGCTCTGACTCTTCTCCACTTGTCTCCGTGTGGGTCCTCTTGTCCGGATGTGGCTTTGTAATCTGTTGCGCACTTGTTCTTCCTCCCATCTTCAGATGGATGTCTCGGCGCTGCTCTGAAGGCGAAGCCATCAACGAGTCCTACGTCTGTGCCACGTTGGCAACGGTCTTGGCAGCTGGTTTTGTCACTGACACCATTGGAATCCATGCTCTGTTTGGGGCatttgttgttggagttgttcttCCCAAGGAAGGCCCTTTTGCGGCTGCTCTTGTTGAGAAGGTTGAGGATCTTGTCTCTGGTCTCTTCCTTCCGTTGTACTTTGTGTCCAGTGGACTCAAGACAAATGTTGCCACCATTCGTGGCCTCAGGTCCTGGGGGCTCCTTCTTTTGGtcatattcaatgcttgcttcggTAAGATTGTTGGTACCATTGTCGTCTCCTTCTTTTGTAGGGTACCTTTTCAAGAATCATTGGCTCTCGGCTTTCTCATGAATACTAAGGGCTTGGTGGAGCTCATCGTCCTCAACATCGGTAAAGATAGGAAG gTATTAAATGACCAAACATTTGCAATTATGGTGCTGATGGCTATCTTCACAACATTCATCACCACGCCTTTGGTAATTGCAGTTTATAAACCGGCCAAGAGAATGGCAAAATCGGACTACAAATACAGAACAGTTAAGAGGAAAAACCCGGACACTCAACTGCGACTGATGGTGTGTTTCCACAGCACAAGGAACATCCCTTCAATGCTAAATCTGATCGAAGCCTCGCGCGGCACTGAAAAAAGGGAAGGCCTTTGCATATACGCATTGCATCTCATGGAGCTCACTGAGAGGCCTTCTGCTATATTGATGGTCCACAAAACCAGAAAGAATGGCCTACCCTTTTGGAACAACAACCATTCTAATGCGAATCAAATAGTGATTGAGTTTGAGGCTTTGAAGCAGCTAAGCAGAGTGTCGATTCGCCCCATGACTTCAATCTCATCCATCCCCAACATTCACGATGACGTATGCGCTTGTGCTGAGAGCAAGAGGGTTGCAATGGTAATTCTTCCATTTCACAAGCACCAAAGGGTTGATGGAACGTGGGAAACAACAAGAAGTGAATTCAGGTGGGTGAATAAGAAAGTTCTCGAGCATGCACCCTGCTCTGTGGGGATCTTGGTGGACCGGGGGCTTGGTGGGAGCACCCACGTGACAGCAAGTAATGTTTCATCTTCAATTACCATGCTCTTCTTTGGAGGCAACGACGATCAAGAGGCTCTTGCTTATGCTTTGAGAATGGCAGAGCATCCTGGTATCAACCTCACCATAGTGCACTTGATAGTAAGGTCCGAGGATGTTGGAGACATTGTCAGTGTCGTAGATATAAACGACAACGCATCATCATCAACGGATGAGATGCTGCTTTCTGAGGTCAAAGCAAAAAAGAGCTCATCCGTAAAGTTTGAAGAGAGAGTTGTGAAAAGCCTCGGTGAGATCATTGAGGTGGTTGGAGAGTACAGCAGAGGATGCAATTTGTTTGTGGTTGGTAGGGTGCCCAAAGGACACGTGGCGGTcactttgaacaatatcaaaTGCGAGTGTCCAGAATTGGGGCCACTATGCAACTTGTTAACCTCTCCGGAACTGCTCTCAACTTCAGCCTCGGTTTTGGTCGTGCAACACTATCATGCTCTATGCTCTAATGGATAA